One genomic window of Streptomyces sp. WP-1 includes the following:
- a CDS encoding EF-hand domain-containing protein — translation MAGEFQERKLRGMFAAFDADGDGCLREEDFRALVARWSRLPAVGPGTELRARVETLLMGWWSALREAGGARGSGTVDLRELLTVVDRLPAMAAEVTATANTVFDAVDADGDNRISPEEHRQLVETWNGRPVDLTGVFELLDANGDGHLDRGEFALLWRQFWTSDDPTEPGNWLCGRFAATPSSSGGQAPG, via the coding sequence ATGGCCGGCGAGTTTCAGGAGCGCAAGCTCAGGGGGATGTTCGCCGCGTTCGACGCCGACGGGGACGGCTGTCTGCGCGAGGAGGACTTCAGGGCACTGGTCGCCCGCTGGAGCCGGCTGCCCGCGGTGGGCCCGGGGACGGAACTGCGCGCGCGGGTCGAGACCTTGCTGATGGGGTGGTGGTCGGCCCTGCGCGAGGCAGGGGGCGCCCGGGGAAGCGGTACGGTCGATTTGCGCGAACTGCTCACGGTGGTGGACAGGCTGCCCGCGATGGCGGCGGAGGTCACGGCCACGGCGAACACGGTCTTCGACGCCGTGGACGCCGACGGGGACAACCGCATCAGCCCGGAGGAGCACCGGCAGCTCGTGGAGACCTGGAACGGGCGGCCGGTGGACCTGACGGGCGTCTTCGAACTGCTCGATGCGAACGGCGACGGCCATCTCGACCGCGGGGAGTTCGCGCTGCTGTGGCGCCAGTTCTGGACGAGCGACGACCCCACGGAACCGGGCAACTGGCTCTGCGGCAGGTTCGCCGCCACGCCCTCGTCCTCGGGCGGGCAGGCGCCGGGCTGA
- a CDS encoding phenylacetate--CoA ligase family protein — MPVQSLAELVRFARLNSPFYQQLYSHLPDQVTRLTDLPVVPQAEFWRANSPRENRLLTAPLQEAVVFRSGGTTGSPKFSFYTRTEWREFTSAFGAGLVNAGLRPGHRVADLFYAGDLYASFSFILDSLHRSPVANVRLPLGGATPWESTAATLEEFRVEVVAGTPTTLCALAERLTAAGRTLPDVELLFFGGECLFGDQLPLLGKAFPNAEARSLGYASVDAGLLGEAVPGGDPWVHRAFVPHTAVEILDDEADVPVGGTGVPGRLVVTDLRRRLMPVLRYPAGDRAEWVDRDAGVFRILGRAEEGVRVGPVSLYTEDVHDIVRGADTADEITGLQLVIRRRDGRDGLVLRLATGEPAVRHGALGAAVAAAVLAERPAYTGAADAGHVNPLTVEWARHQDLAVNSRSGKLVRVVDERPHS, encoded by the coding sequence ATGCCCGTTCAATCATTGGCGGAGCTGGTACGCTTCGCGCGCCTCAACTCGCCGTTCTACCAACAGCTTTACTCGCATCTGCCCGACCAGGTCACGCGGCTCACGGACCTGCCGGTCGTGCCCCAGGCGGAATTCTGGCGGGCCAACTCACCCCGCGAGAACAGGCTGCTGACGGCCCCGCTTCAGGAAGCCGTCGTCTTTCGCAGCGGCGGAACCACGGGATCCCCGAAGTTCTCCTTCTACACACGCACGGAATGGCGGGAATTCACCTCCGCTTTTGGTGCCGGACTTGTCAACGCCGGTCTGCGGCCGGGTCATCGAGTGGCCGATCTGTTCTACGCCGGGGACCTGTACGCGAGTTTCAGCTTCATACTGGATTCACTGCACCGTTCCCCGGTGGCCAACGTCCGGCTACCGCTGGGCGGCGCGACGCCCTGGGAGTCCACCGCGGCCACCCTGGAGGAGTTCCGCGTCGAGGTGGTCGCCGGCACCCCGACCACCCTGTGCGCGCTCGCCGAACGCCTCACCGCGGCCGGCCGGACCCTGCCCGACGTCGAACTCCTCTTCTTCGGCGGGGAATGCCTCTTCGGCGACCAACTCCCGCTGCTCGGCAAGGCGTTCCCGAACGCCGAGGCCCGCTCGCTCGGCTACGCGAGCGTGGACGCGGGCCTCCTCGGCGAGGCCGTACCCGGCGGCGACCCGTGGGTGCACCGCGCGTTCGTCCCGCACACGGCCGTGGAGATCCTCGACGACGAGGCCGACGTACCCGTCGGGGGCACCGGTGTCCCGGGACGGCTGGTCGTCACCGATCTGCGCCGGCGACTGATGCCGGTGCTGCGCTATCCGGCCGGTGACCGCGCGGAGTGGGTGGACCGGGACGCGGGCGTCTTCCGCATCCTCGGCCGCGCCGAGGAGGGCGTACGGGTCGGCCCCGTCTCCCTCTACACCGAGGACGTCCACGACATCGTGCGCGGCGCCGACACGGCGGACGAGATCACCGGGCTCCAGCTCGTGATACGCCGCCGCGACGGCCGCGACGGACTCGTACTGCGCCTCGCCACCGGCGAACCCGCCGTGCGGCACGGCGCGTTGGGAGCCGCCGTCGCCGCGGCCGTTCTCGCTGAGCGGCCGGCCTACACCGGGGCGGCGGACGCCGGACACGTGAACCCGCTCACCGTCGAGTGGGCACGGCACCAGGATCTCGCCGTCAACTCCCGTTCCGGCAAGCTGGTCCGGGTCGTCGACGAACGGCCGCACTCATGA
- a CDS encoding MFS transporter — protein sequence MSAAEPRARRLPLVLRNPSFGRVWTAQLLTQAAGRMFQVGAVWWLVGFAGGERRGLESGLFLMVSTLPAVALAPVVARVVARHAHRTVLAVAAAVAGAVALPAALWAYTGDLPMAAVYAVGLALAACQAVFDPCLTTSVPELVEDADIEAATGFELSTQSLAGLGGGLLGPLLVDAGGLPAVVAVCGTAYLLAAPLVASARFRHATDATDASGASDVPQDAPDGSTAAGAGHGTPPAPRTLRQVLAGLPFIRRVLLCFAAANLFTTAVYVVMPLYTRGVLHSTGSTVATLEAALGAGTLVGSFTGARVPGRPVAVGSACLAVMAVALGLPGLWAGHATAIGALAVAGWCVGVIGVRFVALFQRLVPTADKPGFFAVMQALLGATFPLSSLVFGALGDHLGARALCLVQGAGLVPVALALWWLGGRARPDAPRTSPANAATAHLTPAGETS from the coding sequence ATGAGCGCGGCCGAACCGCGCGCCCGGCGCCTGCCGTTGGTGCTGCGCAACCCCTCCTTCGGCCGGGTGTGGACCGCTCAGCTCCTCACCCAGGCCGCCGGCCGGATGTTCCAGGTGGGCGCGGTCTGGTGGCTCGTCGGCTTCGCCGGGGGCGAGCGGCGCGGCCTGGAGTCGGGCCTCTTCCTGATGGTGAGCACCCTCCCCGCGGTCGCGCTCGCCCCCGTGGTCGCCCGCGTCGTCGCGCGCCACGCGCACCGCACGGTGCTGGCCGTCGCCGCGGCCGTGGCGGGCGCCGTCGCGCTACCGGCGGCGCTCTGGGCGTACACCGGTGACCTGCCCATGGCCGCGGTGTACGCGGTGGGCCTGGCACTGGCCGCCTGCCAGGCGGTGTTCGACCCCTGTCTGACGACATCGGTGCCCGAACTGGTCGAGGACGCCGACATCGAGGCCGCCACCGGCTTCGAACTGTCCACCCAGTCCCTGGCCGGACTCGGTGGCGGCCTGCTCGGACCGCTCCTGGTCGACGCGGGCGGCCTCCCGGCGGTCGTGGCCGTCTGCGGCACCGCCTACCTGCTCGCCGCCCCACTGGTCGCCTCCGCCCGTTTCCGCCACGCGACCGACGCGACCGATGCGTCCGGCGCGTCCGACGTGCCGCAGGACGCGCCGGACGGCTCCACGGCCGCAGGAGCGGGACACGGCACACCACCCGCGCCCCGGACGCTGCGCCAGGTCCTGGCCGGACTCCCGTTCATCCGCCGCGTGCTGCTCTGCTTCGCCGCCGCGAACCTGTTCACCACCGCCGTCTACGTCGTCATGCCGCTGTACACCCGCGGGGTGCTGCACTCCACCGGCTCGACCGTCGCCACCCTGGAGGCCGCGCTCGGCGCGGGCACCCTCGTCGGCTCCTTCACCGGGGCGCGCGTACCCGGGCGGCCGGTCGCCGTCGGCAGCGCCTGCCTGGCCGTGATGGCCGTGGCGCTCGGGCTGCCGGGCCTGTGGGCCGGGCACGCGACGGCGATCGGCGCGCTGGCCGTCGCCGGGTGGTGCGTCGGCGTGATCGGCGTCCGGTTCGTGGCACTGTTCCAGCGGCTCGTACCCACCGCCGACAAGCCCGGCTTCTTCGCGGTCATGCAGGCCCTCCTCGGAGCCACCTTCCCGCTGTCCTCCCTCGTCTTCGGCGCGCTCGGCGACCACCTGGGCGCGCGTGCCCTCTGCCTCGTCCAGGGCGCCGGACTGGTCCCGGTCGCGCTCGCGCTGTGGTGGCTCGGCGGCCGCGCGCGGCCCGACGCACCACGCACCTCCCCGGCCAACGCGGCGACGGCGCACCTCACCCCGGCGGGAGAGACGTCATGA
- a CDS encoding GNAT family N-acetyltransferase yields the protein MTVVLAPAAVQDIAELRQLYFDVYGHGYPVPLGSDPAVMRRMITDGSAHWLTARTPHGDLVGSAVVQTDAGSRVGKLLGLAVHPGHRGGGLASRLTGAVCEAALATGVPDSLYATVRVVTEGPQHVVVRNGFRPLGLLPNAVEVDGCESLALFARYADGVLERRAPVDRVPERLTGLLAAASAGIGIDCAGTARTVALESVPRRAVGAEPIELIPAPAFVRRRFLERFPRAADRFFPLHTPNALLVAADGGFEAYADLDPVAGSCALVAVHPRPAALTGALEALMTTVTRAGADYAETLLPLADTEALEIFLASGFVPSAVYPAMRRVGDRLHDYVVLSRTSRQIDFRTTAVSPLLQPYLGAYLSAWASTYLPLHEVSR from the coding sequence ATGACCGTCGTCCTCGCCCCGGCGGCGGTCCAGGACATCGCCGAGCTGCGGCAGTTGTACTTCGACGTGTACGGGCACGGCTACCCGGTGCCGCTCGGCAGCGACCCGGCCGTGATGCGCCGGATGATCACCGACGGCTCCGCGCACTGGCTCACCGCCCGTACGCCCCACGGAGACCTCGTCGGCTCCGCCGTCGTGCAGACGGACGCGGGCAGCCGCGTCGGCAAGCTCCTCGGGCTCGCCGTGCACCCCGGCCACCGCGGCGGCGGACTGGCCTCCCGGCTGACCGGCGCGGTGTGCGAGGCGGCCCTCGCCACCGGCGTGCCCGACTCGCTCTACGCCACCGTGCGCGTCGTCACCGAGGGCCCGCAGCACGTCGTCGTACGCAACGGCTTCCGGCCCCTGGGCCTGCTGCCCAACGCCGTCGAGGTCGACGGCTGCGAGAGCCTCGCGCTCTTCGCCCGCTACGCCGACGGCGTGCTGGAGCGGCGGGCTCCCGTGGACCGCGTACCCGAACGCCTGACGGGACTGCTGGCCGCCGCGTCCGCGGGCATCGGCATCGACTGCGCCGGCACGGCACGGACCGTCGCCCTCGAAAGCGTGCCGCGCCGGGCCGTGGGAGCCGAGCCGATCGAGCTGATCCCCGCGCCCGCCTTCGTACGGCGCCGCTTCCTCGAACGCTTCCCCCGCGCCGCCGACCGCTTCTTCCCCCTGCACACCCCCAACGCGCTGCTGGTCGCGGCCGACGGCGGCTTCGAGGCGTACGCCGACCTCGACCCGGTGGCGGGCAGCTGCGCGCTCGTGGCCGTCCACCCGCGCCCCGCGGCGCTGACCGGCGCCCTGGAGGCGCTGATGACCACGGTCACCCGGGCCGGCGCCGACTACGCCGAGACCCTGCTGCCGCTGGCCGACACCGAGGCCCTGGAGATCTTCCTGGCCTCCGGGTTCGTACCGAGCGCGGTCTACCCGGCGATGCGGCGCGTCGGCGACCGGCTGCACGACTACGTGGTGCTCTCCCGCACCAGCCGGCAGATCGACTTCCGTACGACGGCCGTGAGCCCGCTGCTCCAGCCCTACCTCGGCGCCTACCTGAGCGCCTGGGCCTCCACCTATCTGCCCCTTCACGAGGTGTCCCGATGA
- a CDS encoding acyl-protein synthase gives MNPHLAPVEVPDPAALGQVQRLCDLADPYATGADTDRLFAAAMAETNAWHAERSPFFAALLQDQPEIPAPTVGDGVRTPLVPAAFFKRHEVLSVPRDEVFLHLTSSGTTGQKSQMFFDRWTIRSAQRMVARIFDHYGWITPDRPVNYLLYSYEPAPSLKLGTSFTDNYLCDFAPARHTTHALRHTGSGHEFDVHGCIAALQRYADEDAPVRILGFPAFLYFTLERMRSTGMAPLRLPEGSLVVLGGGWKGHADRQIGKDEFRAAVTERLGIPAESVRDTFGSVEHCVPYVECAHHRLHVPVWSRAAVRDPGTLRPLAYGEPGFLHLVSPYITSVPAQSVVMGDLASLHPGEECPCPLSTDWFTVLGRAGVSRNRSCAVAAAEMMKGMS, from the coding sequence ATGAACCCCCATCTCGCTCCCGTCGAGGTCCCCGACCCGGCGGCGCTCGGCCAGGTGCAGCGCCTGTGCGACCTGGCGGACCCGTACGCGACCGGCGCCGACACCGACAGGCTGTTCGCCGCCGCCATGGCCGAGACCAACGCCTGGCACGCCGAACGGTCCCCGTTCTTCGCCGCCCTGCTCCAGGACCAGCCCGAGATCCCGGCGCCCACCGTCGGCGACGGCGTACGCACACCGCTGGTGCCGGCCGCGTTCTTCAAGCGCCACGAGGTGCTCTCCGTCCCCCGCGACGAGGTGTTCCTGCACCTGACGTCCTCGGGCACCACCGGCCAGAAGTCCCAGATGTTCTTCGACCGGTGGACGATCCGCTCGGCCCAGCGCATGGTGGCCCGGATCTTCGACCACTACGGCTGGATCACCCCCGACCGGCCGGTCAACTACCTGCTCTACAGCTACGAACCCGCGCCCTCGCTGAAGCTGGGCACGTCGTTCACCGACAACTACCTGTGCGACTTCGCCCCGGCCCGGCACACCACGCACGCGCTGCGCCACACCGGCTCCGGCCACGAGTTCGACGTACACGGCTGCATCGCGGCCCTCCAGCGCTACGCCGACGAGGACGCGCCCGTGCGCATCCTCGGCTTCCCGGCGTTCCTGTACTTCACCCTGGAGCGGATGAGGTCGACGGGCATGGCCCCGCTGCGGCTGCCCGAAGGGTCGCTGGTGGTGCTCGGCGGCGGCTGGAAGGGCCACGCCGACCGGCAGATCGGCAAGGACGAGTTCCGCGCCGCGGTCACCGAACGCCTCGGCATCCCGGCCGAGTCCGTCCGCGACACCTTCGGCTCCGTCGAGCACTGCGTGCCGTACGTCGAGTGCGCCCACCACCGGCTGCACGTCCCCGTGTGGTCGCGCGCCGCGGTCCGCGACCCGGGGACGCTGCGCCCGCTGGCGTACGGCGAGCCCGGCTTCCTGCACCTGGTCAGCCCGTACATCACGTCCGTACCGGCGCAGAGCGTCGTCATGGGCGACCTCGCCTCGCTGCACCCGGGCGAGGAGTGCCCCTGCCCGCTGTCCACCGACTGGTTCACCGTGCTCGGCCGCGCCGGGGTGAGCCGCAACCGCAGCTGCGCGGTCGCCGCCGCCGAAATGATGAAGGGAATGTCGTGA
- a CDS encoding acyl-CoA reductase, protein MTASAPVLHLWQGEFVDDAEAERRMAALPEAAARVLERPLPTDVVLGACAAVGADLADPRSALHTRLAAHLPAAEAGSTLAELAGALTRQALERKLRRELGGLRPERLTRPDGRETVFESWAPVGLLVHIAPGNAAAVAPLSVVEGLLAGNVNVLKTSGSDTALALDLLAALAAADPSGLIAERVIALRFPSSRRDWLETLCGQADAIAVWGGEEAEGAARELAPPGCRVVAWGHRISFAYLTREAAAEDGLLDALAEDVCRFEQQACSSPQVVYLDTEDTEEVFAFAGRFAERLAKVSAARPAPRPGPAERAEITTVQQLARLEQHLGLTKVFTAEDGSWRVLADTRCALAASPLHRSVWVKPLPRHRATGTLRPMRRYLQTAAVGGGRADVAALSRALFAAGVTRITPVGSMLDGYEGEPHDGVYALQRYSRRVSVRAADAEFGPVACLDDLVSAPVLPPVPDAPLLGKEGVQRALAALDARHAHLYFRSGGSTGAPALSVFTVDDYDNQMRAAADGLLAAGFDPARDRAANLFYCGGMYGSFISFFSILERLNATQLPMAAGPDHAAVAEALVAHRADTVFGMPSYLWQLFHAEAGRLRAYGGIRTVFYGGEHFTGEQRRVLMEEFGVQVIRSAAYGSTDLGPLGYQCASSDGSVHHVLTDLHTLEILDPGADRPVAPGEPGRLVFTSRARAGQRLERYEIGDLGRAVEGPCACGSHVPRLELLGRYGDVVRVGTYFVNYRRIVAAAQERLAYHGEVQLVVRSGAGREELTIRLDEQYADDPGAAHRALAAEVAELAAAEAEGLLALTVETVPRDAFERTATSGKLRTVIDLRAA, encoded by the coding sequence GTGACCGCTTCCGCACCCGTACTCCACCTCTGGCAGGGCGAGTTCGTCGACGACGCCGAGGCGGAACGGCGGATGGCCGCTCTGCCGGAGGCGGCCGCCCGCGTCCTGGAACGCCCGCTGCCCACCGACGTCGTGCTCGGCGCCTGCGCGGCCGTCGGCGCGGACCTGGCGGACCCCCGCTCCGCCCTCCACACCCGGCTGGCGGCCCACCTCCCCGCCGCGGAGGCCGGATCCACCCTGGCCGAGCTGGCGGGCGCGCTCACCCGGCAGGCACTGGAACGCAAGCTGCGCCGGGAACTGGGCGGCCTGCGCCCGGAGCGGCTGACCCGGCCGGACGGCCGCGAGACGGTGTTCGAGTCCTGGGCGCCGGTGGGGCTCCTGGTGCACATCGCGCCCGGCAACGCGGCCGCGGTCGCCCCGCTGAGCGTCGTCGAGGGCCTGCTCGCGGGGAACGTCAACGTCCTGAAGACGAGCGGCTCCGACACGGCGCTCGCCCTCGACCTGCTCGCCGCGCTCGCGGCGGCCGACCCGAGCGGACTGATCGCCGAGCGGGTGATCGCCCTGCGCTTCCCCTCCTCGCGCCGCGACTGGCTGGAAACCCTGTGCGGGCAGGCCGACGCCATCGCGGTCTGGGGCGGCGAGGAGGCGGAGGGCGCGGCGCGTGAACTGGCGCCGCCCGGCTGCCGCGTCGTCGCATGGGGGCACCGGATCTCCTTCGCCTACCTGACCCGGGAGGCGGCGGCCGAGGACGGCCTGCTGGACGCGCTGGCCGAGGACGTCTGCCGGTTCGAGCAGCAGGCATGCTCCAGCCCGCAGGTCGTCTACCTCGACACCGAGGACACCGAGGAGGTCTTCGCGTTCGCCGGCCGGTTCGCCGAACGGCTCGCGAAGGTCTCCGCCGCCCGCCCCGCGCCCCGGCCCGGCCCGGCCGAGCGGGCGGAGATCACCACCGTGCAGCAACTCGCCCGGCTCGAACAGCACTTGGGCCTCACCAAGGTGTTCACCGCTGAGGACGGATCCTGGCGGGTGCTGGCGGACACCCGCTGCGCGCTCGCGGCCTCCCCGCTGCACCGCAGCGTCTGGGTCAAGCCGCTGCCCCGGCACCGGGCCACCGGGACGCTGCGGCCCATGCGCCGCTACCTCCAGACCGCGGCGGTCGGCGGCGGCCGGGCGGACGTGGCCGCGCTGTCGCGCGCCCTGTTCGCCGCGGGCGTCACCCGGATCACCCCGGTCGGTTCCATGCTGGACGGCTACGAGGGCGAGCCGCACGACGGCGTCTACGCGCTCCAGCGCTACAGCCGCCGGGTCAGCGTGCGGGCGGCGGACGCGGAGTTCGGGCCGGTGGCCTGCCTGGACGACCTGGTGTCCGCCCCGGTCCTGCCCCCGGTCCCGGACGCGCCGCTGCTCGGCAAGGAGGGCGTGCAGCGCGCGCTGGCCGCACTGGACGCGCGCCACGCGCACCTGTACTTCCGCAGCGGCGGTTCCACGGGCGCGCCCGCGCTGTCGGTGTTCACCGTCGACGACTACGACAACCAGATGCGGGCCGCCGCCGACGGGCTGCTCGCCGCCGGCTTCGATCCGGCCCGGGACCGCGCGGCCAACCTGTTCTACTGCGGCGGGATGTACGGGAGTTTCATCAGCTTCTTCTCCATCCTGGAGCGGCTGAACGCCACCCAGCTGCCGATGGCCGCCGGACCCGACCACGCCGCGGTCGCCGAGGCACTGGTCGCCCACCGGGCGGACACCGTGTTCGGCATGCCGTCCTACCTGTGGCAGCTGTTCCACGCCGAGGCCGGCCGGCTGCGCGCGTACGGCGGCATCCGGACGGTGTTCTACGGCGGCGAGCACTTCACCGGCGAGCAACGCCGCGTCCTCATGGAGGAGTTCGGCGTCCAGGTGATCCGGTCCGCCGCGTACGGCAGCACCGACCTCGGGCCGCTGGGGTACCAGTGCGCCTCCTCCGACGGCTCGGTCCACCACGTGCTGACCGACCTGCACACCCTGGAGATCCTGGACCCGGGGGCCGACCGGCCGGTGGCGCCCGGCGAGCCCGGCCGGCTGGTGTTCACCTCCCGGGCACGCGCGGGCCAGCGGCTGGAGCGCTACGAGATCGGTGACCTGGGGCGCGCCGTCGAGGGCCCCTGCGCCTGCGGCAGCCACGTACCCCGGCTGGAGCTGCTCGGCCGCTACGGCGACGTCGTGCGCGTCGGCACGTACTTCGTCAACTACCGGCGGATCGTCGCCGCGGCGCAGGAGCGGCTCGCCTACCACGGCGAGGTGCAGCTCGTGGTCCGTTCCGGCGCCGGCCGGGAGGAGCTGACGATCCGCCTGGACGAGCAGTACGCCGACGACCCCGGGGCGGCGCACCGGGCTCTGGCGGCGGAGGTGGCGGAGCTGGCCGCCGCCGAGGCGGAGGGCCTGCTGGCCCTCACCGTGGAGACGGTGCCGAGGGACGCGTTCGAGCGCACCGCGACCAGCGGGAAGCTGCGTACGGTCATCGACCTGCGCGCGGCGTAG
- a CDS encoding lysophospholipid acyltransferase family protein: MRFIPSEPENLMLSRLADHLIPAVGRLTITADEDAELPPAGIIAANHTSLADPAIVLAALHRLGARPVIMATAGLWRVPLLGRALAREGHIPVHRGDPRAPQAIDLAQEALEQGRHILIYAEGGLPDRKDATEAAPGTFRRGLARLAHRTGAPVIPVGQSGARRVTSGSAVKQLAGLATAPLRRPRLHLHVGPPLRLDGDGPAATAQAHLAVTAAWKTAATRLGEPAALAA, encoded by the coding sequence ATGAGGTTCATCCCGAGCGAACCGGAGAACCTGATGCTCAGCCGCCTCGCCGATCACCTGATACCCGCCGTCGGACGGCTGACGATCACCGCCGACGAAGACGCCGAACTCCCCCCGGCCGGGATCATCGCGGCCAACCACACCTCACTCGCGGACCCGGCGATCGTCCTGGCCGCACTGCACCGCCTCGGCGCCCGGCCCGTCATCATGGCGACCGCCGGTCTGTGGCGGGTGCCTCTGCTCGGCCGCGCCCTCGCCCGCGAAGGCCACATCCCTGTCCACCGCGGCGACCCCCGCGCGCCCCAGGCGATCGACCTCGCCCAGGAGGCGCTGGAGCAGGGACGGCACATCCTCATCTACGCCGAGGGCGGCCTGCCCGACCGCAAGGACGCGACCGAAGCCGCGCCGGGCACCTTCCGCCGCGGACTCGCCCGGCTCGCGCACCGCACCGGCGCGCCCGTGATCCCGGTCGGCCAATCCGGTGCCCGCCGCGTCACCTCCGGTTCGGCCGTGAAGCAGCTCGCGGGCCTGGCGACCGCTCCGCTGCGCCGCCCCCGCCTGCACCTCCACGTCGGACCGCCACTGCGGCTCGACGGAGACGGACCGGCGGCCACCGCGCAGGCCCACCTCGCCGTCACCGCCGCCTGGAAGACCGCGGCCACACGGCTGGGCGAGCCCGCGGCACTGGCGGCCTGA
- a CDS encoding DUF5990 family protein, with protein MPDGTERRTGPGGDDVTGVVVGVLVDPDRHPGPAPEPGEALSLAHSVHTGGMHLRVESHTLPGRNCGPGPGFPKVSEVEVAVQRKDRPDELLEPQPGDAPTATWTLPCAFTVDGALHGPYVQNRLGGRFVYLSWLGRRPGEEVSRMFRRAKLMLADVAPQVLAEARLSGVLVARLALTDAQGLPLCGRVLPPAIVWSAGEPSDA; from the coding sequence GTGCCCGACGGTACGGAGCGGCGGACCGGACCAGGGGGCGATGACGTCACCGGCGTGGTGGTCGGCGTACTCGTCGATCCGGATCGCCACCCCGGACCGGCGCCGGAGCCCGGCGAGGCGCTGTCCCTCGCCCACAGCGTCCACACTGGTGGCATGCATCTGCGCGTCGAAAGTCACACCCTGCCGGGCCGGAACTGCGGCCCCGGCCCCGGCTTCCCAAAGGTCAGCGAGGTCGAGGTCGCGGTCCAGCGCAAGGACCGGCCCGACGAGCTGCTCGAACCGCAGCCCGGCGACGCGCCGACGGCGACCTGGACGCTCCCCTGCGCGTTCACCGTCGACGGCGCGCTGCACGGTCCGTACGTGCAGAACCGGCTCGGCGGACGCTTCGTCTACCTCTCCTGGCTCGGCAGGCGGCCCGGCGAGGAGGTCTCGCGGATGTTCCGGCGCGCCAAGCTGATGCTCGCCGACGTCGCGCCGCAGGTGCTCGCCGAGGCGCGGCTGAGCGGCGTACTGGTGGCCCGGCTCGCCCTCACCGACGCCCAGGGTCTTCCGCTGTGCGGGCGGGTGCTGCCCCCGGCGATCGTCTGGAGCGCCGGCGAGCCGTCGGACGCGTGA
- a CDS encoding helix-turn-helix domain-containing protein has product MGERWALLVVRELSHGVRRFGGIAANTGAPRDILTTRLRKLEATGIVRRELYSAHPPRYEYHLTEAGAELNDVLLTLMAWGDRHLNAEDPPMRFQHACGHRFEAAVVCAHCGGPAREQLHSPSGRGVITEATG; this is encoded by the coding sequence GTGGGGGAGCGCTGGGCTCTTCTTGTCGTGCGTGAACTCAGTCATGGCGTGCGGCGTTTCGGGGGGATCGCGGCGAACACGGGGGCGCCCCGGGACATTCTCACCACACGTTTGCGCAAGCTGGAGGCCACGGGGATCGTGCGCCGTGAGCTGTACAGCGCGCATCCTCCGCGTTACGAGTACCACCTGACCGAGGCGGGCGCGGAACTCAACGACGTACTGCTGACGCTGATGGCGTGGGGCGACCGGCATCTGAACGCCGAGGACCCGCCGATGCGCTTCCAGCACGCCTGCGGGCACCGCTTCGAGGCGGCGGTGGTGTGCGCGCACTGTGGCGGCCCGGCTCGTGAGCAGCTCCATTCGCCTTCCGGCCGCGGTGTCATCACGGAAGCGACCGGATAG